In Paraburkholderia flava, one genomic interval encodes:
- a CDS encoding sigma-54-dependent Fis family transcriptional regulator, with the protein MSLLADSSMHVREVLNVVNHQLATRPTSDSVVQSWARCMNEFQLDPSRFVVPPVLTEYELNARREALGDLIACSKLEMTTLYQQLADPELAVVLVDSGGAIVHQVSSVPFAEEVAADGFRVGALWSEREAGTNGMGTCLAERDCIAVCQHEHFYPRYTSLTCTAAPIFDDRGEIAGVLDVTSRSKLLQQHSLVLVGMSRQMIENRLLDSRYRHANMIHFHSRPEFVGTLHGGKLAVGDDSTVLAANRSALFQLGFRTLGELRGKRIEEAFNASLEDMIARSIRGSFHPVTVYSANATNRFFLVAQTPQNSAGRATRMLVTDPTSRNSGNSNPPAERRSTPAPRLDEIAHLEFGDPRMASQIQLGARVIQRRIPIVLRGQTGTGKEVFAQALHSISPHAGGPFVPVNCASLPENLIESELFGYRAGAFTGAQREGRRGKIVQANSGTLFLDEIGDMPLALQARLLRVIEEHEVTPLGAETTVKVNFQLISASHRNLLELVHSGLFREDLYYRLKGVELNLPPLSERVDKLALIHHLLESETDDPPALTAEAEHALLTYSWPGNIRQLRHVLQMAIALSDGEPIRREDLPIEITQRTPHLDMPTALRLATADLDPHPQAADEADISMLNAIQLNERETVLSLLAEHRWNVSNVAKALGISRNTLYRKMRRLHIRLSHDGSAPIGIDA; encoded by the coding sequence ATGTCGTTGCTCGCTGATTCGAGTATGCACGTCCGAGAGGTGTTGAACGTCGTCAATCATCAACTGGCGACGCGCCCTACCAGCGATTCCGTCGTCCAGTCATGGGCGCGCTGCATGAACGAGTTCCAGCTGGACCCATCGCGTTTCGTTGTCCCTCCTGTCCTCACCGAATACGAACTCAACGCACGCCGCGAAGCACTCGGCGATCTGATCGCGTGCTCGAAGCTCGAGATGACCACGCTGTATCAACAGCTCGCCGACCCCGAACTCGCGGTCGTGCTCGTCGATTCGGGCGGCGCGATCGTGCATCAGGTGTCGTCGGTGCCGTTCGCCGAAGAGGTCGCCGCCGACGGCTTTCGCGTCGGTGCACTGTGGAGCGAACGCGAAGCCGGCACGAACGGCATGGGTACGTGCCTCGCCGAACGCGATTGCATCGCCGTCTGCCAGCACGAACATTTCTATCCGCGCTATACATCGCTCACCTGCACCGCCGCGCCGATCTTCGATGACAGAGGCGAGATCGCCGGCGTGCTCGACGTGACGAGCCGTTCGAAACTGCTGCAACAGCACTCGCTGGTGCTGGTCGGCATGTCGCGGCAGATGATCGAAAACCGTCTGCTCGACTCGCGTTACCGGCACGCGAACATGATCCATTTTCACAGCCGCCCGGAATTCGTCGGCACGCTGCACGGTGGCAAGCTCGCGGTCGGCGACGACAGCACCGTGCTCGCGGCGAATCGCAGCGCGCTGTTCCAGCTCGGTTTCCGCACACTCGGCGAACTGCGCGGCAAGCGCATCGAGGAAGCGTTCAACGCGTCGCTCGAAGACATGATCGCGCGCAGCATTCGCGGCTCGTTTCATCCGGTCACCGTGTATAGCGCGAACGCGACCAACCGCTTTTTCCTCGTCGCGCAGACGCCGCAGAACAGCGCCGGCCGCGCGACGCGAATGCTCGTCACCGATCCCACGTCGCGTAACAGCGGCAACAGTAATCCCCCGGCCGAGCGTCGCAGCACACCCGCGCCACGTCTCGACGAAATCGCGCACCTCGAATTCGGCGACCCACGGATGGCCTCGCAGATTCAACTCGGCGCACGCGTGATCCAGCGCAGGATTCCGATCGTGCTGCGCGGACAAACCGGCACCGGCAAGGAAGTGTTCGCGCAGGCGCTGCACAGCATCAGCCCGCATGCAGGCGGTCCGTTCGTGCCGGTGAATTGCGCATCGCTGCCGGAAAATCTGATCGAGAGCGAACTGTTCGGTTATCGCGCGGGTGCGTTCACGGGTGCGCAGCGCGAAGGCCGACGCGGCAAGATCGTGCAGGCGAACAGCGGCACACTGTTTCTCGACGAGATCGGCGACATGCCGCTCGCGTTGCAGGCGCGGCTGCTGCGTGTGATCGAGGAACACGAGGTCACGCCGCTCGGCGCGGAAACTACCGTCAAGGTGAACTTCCAGTTGATCAGCGCGAGCCACCGCAACCTGCTCGAACTCGTGCACAGCGGCCTGTTCCGCGAGGATCTGTATTACCGGTTAAAGGGCGTCGAACTGAATCTGCCGCCGCTCAGCGAACGGGTCGATAAACTCGCGTTGATTCATCATCTGCTGGAGAGCGAGACCGACGATCCGCCCGCGCTCACCGCCGAAGCGGAACACGCGCTGCTTACCTATTCGTGGCCCGGCAACATCCGTCAGTTGCGCCACGTGCTGCAGATGGCGATCGCGTTGTCGGACGGCGAGCCGATTCGCCGCGAAGATCTGCCGATCGAAATCACGCAGCGCACGCCGCATCTCGACATGCCGACCGCGCTGCGTCTCGCGACTGCGGATCTCGACCCGCACCCGCAGGCCGCCGACGAAGCCGACATCTCGATGCTCAACGCGATCCAGCTGAACGAGCGCGAGACGGTGCTGTCGCTGCTCGCCGAACATCGCTGGAACGTCAGCAACGTCGCGAAGGCGCTCGGCATCAGCCGCAACACGCTGTACCGGAAGATGCGCCGGCTGCACATCCGGCTGTCGCACGACGGCTCGGCGCCCATCGGCATCGACGCTTAG
- a CDS encoding dihydroneopterin aldolase, with protein sequence MDRIDTVRLTRSFSLRDDAAAASFTAAPRERMDIVFIEDFTGLTVIGIDANELHEPQPVRMNLAIGVPSLRACTTDRIEDTINYAAVRDALHALLATHRLQLLEALAEAVAQLLIADFGAHWVRVSLAKPAKFDDVAAVGVQIERQRDDVLASDAYAASYASLGEGLVPN encoded by the coding sequence ATGGACCGTATCGATACCGTTCGTCTGACCCGCTCCTTCAGTCTTCGCGACGATGCCGCCGCTGCGTCGTTTACCGCTGCACCGCGCGAGCGGATGGACATCGTGTTCATCGAGGACTTCACGGGCCTGACCGTGATCGGCATCGACGCAAACGAACTGCACGAGCCGCAGCCGGTGCGGATGAATCTCGCGATCGGCGTGCCGTCGCTGCGCGCCTGCACGACCGACCGCATCGAGGATACGATCAATTACGCGGCCGTGCGCGACGCGCTGCATGCGCTGCTCGCCACGCATCGTCTGCAACTGCTCGAAGCGCTCGCCGAAGCGGTCGCACAACTGCTGATCGCCGACTTCGGCGCGCACTGGGTACGCGTTTCGCTCGCGAAGCCCGCTAAATTCGACGACGTCGCCGCGGTCGGCGTACAGATCGAACGGCAGCGTGACGACGTGCTCGCGTCCGATGCGTATGCGGCGAGCTATGCGTCGCTCGGCGAAGGGCTCGTGCCGAACTGA